The DNA region CCTCATGGGGCATCAGGTCCACGGGGATGCCCCGGCCGTTGTCCTCCACGGTGAGGGAGCCGTCGGGGTTCAAGGTGGTGAGGATCTCCGTGGCGTAGCCCGCTAGGGCCTCGTCCACGGCGTTGTCCAGGATTTCCTTGAAGAGGTGGTGGTACCCCTCTGCCCCCGTACCTCCGATGTACATGGCGGGGCGGTGGCGTACCCCCTCTAGGCCTTTGAGCACCTTGATGGCGGAAGCGTCGTAACTCACCCCCTTAGTATACCACAAAGGAAACGCGGCTTTTCCCTTAAGGATGGGCTAAGAGGGCGCGTGTTTCCGGGGAAGTGATTGGTGTCTTTGCCAATAAGGCCCGGGATCCTCCCCCTCGAGGGTGCCTTATCATGGCCCTATGCCGGTTTTGCTTTTCCTGCATGCCTCCTTGGGGTTTCTCCTCCTCCTGGCGGTCCCCGCCCTGGCCTTGGGGGGCTTGCGGGGGTTTTTCCGGCCCCTGCCTGGGGGCTTCTTTCGGGCCCTGCGGGGGGTGGCTTGGGTGGCTATCCTGCAGGTGGCCCTGGGGTTTGCCCTTTTCCTGGCCGGCCTCAGGCCGAAGGATGGCCTGCACCTCCTCTATGGTCTCCTTCTTGCGGCAGGGCTTCACTATCTGGGGGGCCTCGAGCCGGGAGGGTGGTTCTACCGGGGCCTGAAGGACCCCCCTAAGCGCCCAGAGCTCTTTGTGGCCTTGGGCCTTCTCTTCGCCGTGGGGCTTGTCCTGCGCGTGTACCTCACCGGGCGCTAGGCAAAGGGATTTGGGTCCGGGGCCATATCCTTGGGCAAGGGAACCCTCTCCAGCATCCAGCGGGTGAGGTGGGGCACCATCTCCCGGTAAAGCCCCCGGTAGTAGGCCTGGACCTCGGGGCTGTTCAGGTGGGCCACCAAGGCGTCCCCGTCCACCCCTACCCCCGCCTTGGGCAGGAGGTGGAACTCCTCCCGCCAGGGGTAAGCCCTTCCATCCCAGGCGGCCACCACCCGGTAGTGGCGGGTGTTGGCCACCACCAGGTGGGGGGTGGCGTAGAAGGGCTTCAGGAGCCCCACGGCCTCCTTGGGGAAGTAGAGGCCGGAGTAGGGGGTCTCGTAGTCGATCTCCCCCGGCCTCAGGTTCCTCCCCGTGAGCACGGGGACCAGGCCGGGGCCTGGGGCGGTGCGGGTGAGGGGGTGGGCCCGGACCTGGGGGCTACGGGCGGCGAAGTGGATGTGGAAAAGCGCCCCCAGGGGCACCCCCTTCCGCTCCATCTCCAGGGCCTGGGGGTGGGGGAAGCGGATGGGCTCCCCCCGCCAGGCGGGGTCCTCCAGGAGAAGGGCGGGCTGGAGCGGTCCATTTGGGGGAGGGGCCCCAAAGCGGAGGCCCTCGGCGTCATAAAGCCGCAGGCCCCTCCCCCCCTTCCTGAAGCGGACCACCGCGGCCACCACCTTGACCCCGGGGAAGGCCCGGCCCAGGTAGTAGACCTCCGTCTCCCCTTCCCGGGAAAGGAAGGCCCTGAGCTTGCGGAACTCCTCCAGGACCATCCAGCCCGCGGGGACCACATAGACCAGCATCCCGCCGGCCTCGAGGAGGCGCACCCCCTTCTCCAGGAAGGCCCCGTAGAGGTTGTACCGCCCGTGCCAGGTGGCGAAGCGCTCGCGGTAGAGCCTCCGCCTTTCGGGGGAGAAGCGGGCTCCCGCCCCCAGGGCCCCGTAGGGTGGGTTGCCCAGGATGAGGTGGAAGGCGGTGCCGGGTTCCCAGAGGAGGAAGTCCTCCAGGTGGGCCTCCGCCCAGGGGGGAGGGTCAAAGACCAGGGGGTCCACCTCGAGGGCGTGGAAGCGGTAGCCGGTGCCGTGGGCCTCCCGGAAGGCCCGCAGGAAGGGGGCGTGGGCGCAGGCGGGCTCCAGGACCTTTCCCCCCTTGGGGGCCTCCGCCAGGGAGACCATGAAGTCCACCAGGGGCCCGGGGGTGGAAACGCGGCCCAGGGTGCGGGGGCTTGTGGGCATGGCGATCAAGGGATCACCCCGAGCTTCCGGCCCACTTTCTCGTAGGCCTCGAGGGCCTTGTCCAGCATCTCCTTAGTGTGGGCGGCGGTGACGATGTTGCGGATACGGGCCTTTCCCCTGGGTACCGTAGGAAAGCCGATACCCACGGCGAAAACTCCCTCTTTCAGGAGGAGGCGGCTCGCCTCAAAGGCCAAGGGGGCCTCCCCGAAGAGCACGGGGGTGATGGGGGTCTGGCTTCCCAAGGTGTCGTAGCCCAGGCGGGCAAGCTCCCCCTTGAAGTAGCGGGTGTTCTCCCAGAGCCTTTCCACCCGTTCCGGTTCCTTTTGGATGAGCTCCAAGGCCCCCAAAAGGGCCCCCACCACCGCCGGGGGGTGGCTGGTGGAGAAGAGGAGAGGCCGGGCTTTGTTGATGAGGAGGTCCTTGAGCGCCGACGCCCCGGCGGCGTACCCCCCCACCACTGCCCAGGCCTTGGAGAGGGTGGCCACCTGGATCACGTCGGGGTCCTGGTGGAAGCCAAAGTGGTGCACCGTGCCCTTGCCCTTTTCCCCCAGGACGCCGCTTCCGTGGGCATCGTCCACGTAGACCACCGCCCCGTACTTCTTGGCCAGGGGCACGATGCGGTCCAAGGGGGCGATGTCCCCGTCCATGGAGAAGACCCCGTCGGTGACGATGAGCTTAAGGCCTTCGGTGTCGTGGGCCTTCAGGAGTTCCTCCAGATGCGCCACATCGGCGTGGCGAAACACCAGGCGGGTGGCCTTGGTGAGGCGGAGGCCGTCGATGATGCTGGCGTGGTTCAGCTCGTCGGAGAAGACCAGGTCCCCCTCCTGGAGCAAGGCGCCCAGAACCCCCTGGTTGGCGGTGAAACCCGACTGCAGGACCAAGGCGCTTTCCGTGCCCTTGAAGCGGGCCAGGGCCTCTTCCAGCTCCAGGTGGTAGGTGAAGGTGCCGGCAATGGTGCGCACGGCTCCACTTCCCGCCCCCCACCGCTCCAGGTACTGGCGGGCTTTCTCCTTCAGGTAGGGGTGGTTGGCAAAGCCCAGGTAGTTGTTGGAGGCCAGGTTCACCACCTCCCGTCCCTCCACCCGGGTTACGGGTTCCTGGGGAGCCTCGAGGACCCTGGGGCGTATGTACAACCCCTCCTGCCTTAACCTTTCCAGCTCGCTTTCCACGCGGGCACGCAAGGACAGGCTCATGACCCTATCTAACCCCGGGGGCGGGTTCCTGGCAAGCTGCACCGGGACTTCCGGGTGTCTCTTACCTTCTCCTGACCCCGAGGGACTAACCTAAGTAGGGAGGTGGGAGCGCTTCCATGACCGTGGACCGATCCATACCGAGGGAATCCTGGCAGGTGGAATACGAGGCGGAGCGCCTGGAGCGGCGGGCCAGGCTTCTGGAGCTGGTTCACCGGTTTAAAGGGGAACCCGACACCCTCCTCCCCTTCCACAAGGCCCTGGCCCTGCGGCCCAGGGAGGAGCATCACCTTGGGCTTCGATCCATCCAGGTGGATAGGGTGGTGGGTTCGGTGGACCGCTACGAGGATTTCCACCGCCACTTCCTTCCGCGAACCCCCCACACCCTGGAGCGCTGGAAGCGCCTTAGGGCGCTCCAGCTTTCAGGGGTGGAGTTTCCCCCTATTGAGGTGTACCAGGTGGGGGAAGCCTACTTCGTCAAGGACGGCCACCACCGGGTGGCCTTGGCCAAGGCCACGGGCCAGAAGTTCATCGATGCTTACGTGATCGCCCTGGGGGTACCGGTGCCGGTGGAACCTGGGGATACTGTGAAAGACCTTATCCTCAAGGCCGAGTATGCCGATTTCCTGATAAAAACACGCCTAAAGGAGCTCATTCCCCCGGAGGAGTTCTTCGAAATCCGCTTTACCACTCTGGGCCGCTACGACCTTCTTCTAGACCACATCGCCACTCGGCGATACTTCAAGGGTTTGGAGGAGGGGCGAGAGGTTCCTTGGGAGGAAGCGGTGAAGGACTGGTACCGGAACCTTTACCGACCCACGGTAGAGGCCATCCGCCAGCTGGGTCTGTTGAAGGACTTCTCTGGCCGAACCGAGGCCGATCTCTACCTGTGGGTGATGGACCACCGCTACTTTCTGGCCCTGGAGCTGGGAGTAGAACCTGCTCCTCTGGAGGCGGCCCGTTCCTACGAGGCCCAGTTTGGGCCCTGGTGGAAGCGGCTTGGGGGGTGGCTCAAGGGCTTTTACCTGGCAACGGGGCAGGGCGGAGGAGGAAGGGGTTGAGAGGCGGCTTTGGAAGGTCCCTACGGGGGGATGGCTTGACTTTCCGCCGACGGTGGCCCATCCTGTATACAGGATGCAGACGTTAGGCTTCCGCCGGCCCAACCAGGTGCGGGAGGCCGTGTACCGGCACCTCAAAGACCTGCTCCTCTCCGGAAGGTTTGCCCCGGGGGAAAGGCTTTCCGAGCCCCTCTTAGCCCAGGAGCTCGGGGTTTCCCGCACCCCCGTGCGGGAAGCCCTCATGCGCCTTGCCGAGGAGGGCCTGGTGGAGCTGGTGCCGGGCCGGGGGGCCAGGGTGCGGATCTTCAGCCCGGAGGAGGTGGAGGAGGTCTACGGGGTGCGGGCCCTTCTGGAGGGGGAGGCGGCCCGGGAGGCGGCCCTTAGGGCCACCCCTTGGGAGCTTGCTGACCTCGAGGCCCACCTTAGGGCCATCGACGAAGCCCCTCCTGAGGACTACCCCGAGCAGATGCGCCGGGACCTGGAGTTCCACCGGGCCCTGGTGCGGCTTTCCGGGAACAAGACCCTTTACCGCCTCTACGAGGACCTCCTTTCCAGCCTAGCCCTGGCCCGGAGCGCCCTGCCCACCCTGTCCCAAGAGGAGGCCACCCGCAGGGAGCACCAGGCTATCCTCGAGGCCCTAAAGAGGCGGGACCCCCAAGGGGCCAAAGGGGCGGTGGAGGCCCACGTGTACCGCTTCCGCGACCTGGTGGTGGCCAGGCTTAGGAAAGGAGGGGTATGAATCTGGATTTGTTCTACCGTCAGGCGGTGCTCTCCGTGGCGGGAAACCCCGCGGTGGAGGCCCTCATCAAGACCCGGGCCAGAAGCCTGGTGCGGCGCTACGTGGCGGGGGAGACCCTGGAGGAAGCCCTTTTGGCAGCGGAAAGGCTCGAGGCCCAGGGGGT from Thermus neutrinimicus includes:
- a CDS encoding GntR family transcriptional regulator is translated as MQTLGFRRPNQVREAVYRHLKDLLLSGRFAPGERLSEPLLAQELGVSRTPVREALMRLAEEGLVELVPGRGARVRIFSPEEVEEVYGVRALLEGEAAREAALRATPWELADLEAHLRAIDEAPPEDYPEQMRRDLEFHRALVRLSGNKTLYRLYEDLLSSLALARSALPTLSQEEATRREHQAILEALKRRDPQGAKGAVEAHVYRFRDLVVARLRKGGV
- a CDS encoding glycine C-acetyltransferase; the encoded protein is MSLSLRARVESELERLRQEGLYIRPRVLEAPQEPVTRVEGREVVNLASNNYLGFANHPYLKEKARQYLERWGAGSGAVRTIAGTFTYHLELEEALARFKGTESALVLQSGFTANQGVLGALLQEGDLVFSDELNHASIIDGLRLTKATRLVFRHADVAHLEELLKAHDTEGLKLIVTDGVFSMDGDIAPLDRIVPLAKKYGAVVYVDDAHGSGVLGEKGKGTVHHFGFHQDPDVIQVATLSKAWAVVGGYAAGASALKDLLINKARPLLFSTSHPPAVVGALLGALELIQKEPERVERLWENTRYFKGELARLGYDTLGSQTPITPVLFGEAPLAFEASRLLLKEGVFAVGIGFPTVPRGKARIRNIVTAAHTKEMLDKALEAYEKVGRKLGVIP
- a CDS encoding transcriptional regulator, whose translation is MTVDRSIPRESWQVEYEAERLERRARLLELVHRFKGEPDTLLPFHKALALRPREEHHLGLRSIQVDRVVGSVDRYEDFHRHFLPRTPHTLERWKRLRALQLSGVEFPPIEVYQVGEAYFVKDGHHRVALAKATGQKFIDAYVIALGVPVPVEPGDTVKDLILKAEYADFLIKTRLKELIPPEEFFEIRFTTLGRYDLLLDHIATRRYFKGLEEGREVPWEEAVKDWYRNLYRPTVEAIRQLGLLKDFSGRTEADLYLWVMDHRYFLALELGVEPAPLEAARSYEAQFGPWWKRLGGWLKGFYLATGQGGGGRG
- a CDS encoding TaqI-like C-terminal specificity domain-containing protein, whose protein sequence is MPTSPRTLGRVSTPGPLVDFMVSLAEAPKGGKVLEPACAHAPFLRAFREAHGTGYRFHALEVDPLVFDPPPWAEAHLEDFLLWEPGTAFHLILGNPPYGALGAGARFSPERRRLYRERFATWHGRYNLYGAFLEKGVRLLEAGGMLVYVVPAGWMVLEEFRKLRAFLSREGETEVYYLGRAFPGVKVVAAVVRFRKGGRGLRLYDAEGLRFGAPPPNGPLQPALLLEDPAWRGEPIRFPHPQALEMERKGVPLGALFHIHFAARSPQVRAHPLTRTAPGPGLVPVLTGRNLRPGEIDYETPYSGLYFPKEAVGLLKPFYATPHLVVANTRHYRVVAAWDGRAYPWREEFHLLPKAGVGVDGDALVAHLNSPEVQAYYRGLYREMVPHLTRWMLERVPLPKDMAPDPNPFA